The genome window CACAAGAGTGGTAAAAGCTGGCTGTGTGTGAGACCAGATcccaaaagtttttttaaaaatgtcttggCTGACCTTGACCTCTCATTTCCTTTTTGCCCATGGCATCTTTCCAATCCCTTGCTTATCAAATATATGCCTACCTAAATTAAAAATATAGAAAActccactttcaaagactcaagACCCCTTCCCCAAAAGAATGTTTTGTCTCATTGTCTTAAATATATGACTCCGTATTTTTAAAATGACCAGCAAGTTCTGCGTTCTCCCACAAGAGGAAGCATATTCCTGTCCATATTTAATCTTTCAAGATACCTCGGGACCATGTgttccctttcattcttctgatctCTATGTGACCAACCTTTCCTAATAAAGCAACCTGTTAATTCCACATATTAGTTAATAAACCTCTGAAATGCTTCCAAAGCAGTAGTAACCTTCCATGAGTTTTATAAGAAGACCAGTACTGTATACAATATTCTACAGGTGCTCTTGCCAATGGAACTCAAACACATCTTCCCTACTTTTATACTCAGTTCATCTATGAACAAACAATAACATTCTGTCAGCTTTCCTAGTTACCTGCTACACCTCCCATATTGTTGTGAATAACAAACTTGTACACCCAGTACCTCCAGTATCTTGGAGGTTGCAatctcttcccatttagataaacttttttcctgtgtttttttctccccccagtGAAAAGGTATTCCATGTGCTGGATCTTTCACCACTCGCTTAACCCTACCAATTTAAATTTTATCCTTTTCACAACTTCCTACCTCACTGTGGCAAGCAGAGTTTTCATCCAATTCATTCACATAAATCATAAAAAGTTGCGGCAGTATCAATCACTGTGGTACACTAGTCATTACATTTCACCGATCAGAAGAAGCACCAATTTTGCctattttttctcttttagccagccaatcttattttttatttttctcctcTACCACAAGATTGGATTTTTCATTGTAAACTTTGATGCAGTagctaatcaaagttcaaagtaaatttgctatCTAAGTACATActtcaccatgtactaccttgagattcaatttcctaCAATTCAAAGCAATAGAGttcatgaaaaactataaataaaaagGAGAGACAAgcagccaatgtgcagaagaagagaaatcatgcaaataataatgaaaaagcaattaaataatactgagaacatgagttgtagagtcttgtaGGTGATTCTATTGGATGTGGAGTcatttcagtgttgtggtgagtgaagttatccacactagttcaatAGTTGAAGGGTATTAATTATTCCTGAACTTGGAGtttgggacctaaagctcctgaacctcctgctgatagtagcagtgagaagagagcatagccagGATGAAGTGCCAAATTGAAATTTTAGGTATAGCATGTCTTCTGAATCACCTTTATCCTTAGAATTTTGTCTTCAAAGCATTTCAACAGATCGGTCGAAGTTGAAACATGATTGTTCTTTCACAAAATCACCCTGTCTGATTATCCAGAACTTTTCTAAGTGAATGATGTCATTTTGTATCTGATTCTACCACAACCTGTGACAATGTgatccagatatcaaccactctcttTGTAACAACAAACGTAGCCATTGTTTCCCTGTAAATATCCCATCCCTGGACTTAATTTTGAAGAACTGACAACAGGTCTTTGTAAAAGTGTGTTTCAGATTTTCAATGTCCTTTGTGTGACAGTGTTTCCTTGCATTGTCATTTAGTATTCAGTGTGTAGAATTTTAGAATCCACTGCAAGGCCAGTCAGCTCTTGGTAGCCGTGTGGGTGATGACACATTACTCCAGCTCAAGTATTATTAAACATTGCTGATTATTTCCTCCTTTACCAGGCTATCCACACCCCACGACCAGTCACCCTTGAAATCTGGATGATTTTTTCCCTTCTATTATTTTCTCATGCTTCATCCAATTATCAGTAAATCTTCACCTCTTGTTTTTGATTACCACTATCTTGGTCTCTCATTGTGTTCTGCACGTTTCAATTTAATCTGACCGCAATAATCATTATACTGTATTTAAAGGGGCAAACCCAGAATAGACAATGTTTCTTCATAAATAAAATCTCCAACCTTGATGACATTTTGTCCTTcaattacatccttcctgtaatcagtAAGTCAGAACCATGCAGAGAATTCCAGCTCTGCTCTGTACAACTCTAGCATAACCTTTCTGCCCCTGTATGTTCAGCCATTTAAAGTGAATTCCCTGTCTGGTGCCTTCAGAAACTCCACTCCAGCCCCCTGACCCTGTGGCTGCGGTCTCATTTGCCACAGGGGACAACAGATGTGTGAGCAGCTCTAGTCCTGGATGGAACATCTTTAGGTTCCCCTTGAGTCAGCTGGAAGACTGTGGAGAGCAGGAGTTTTCGTAATAATTAACCAATCTCTGTTTTACTTCTGTAATCCAGTGGAGGAGTTTCAGAAACTGCAGCAGGCTAAGGaaaccctgaccaatgaagaacgACGTGCCCGCTATGACCACTGGTATCGCAGCAAGATTGCAATTCCATTTCATCAGTGGGAGGCTCTAAGTGACGCTGTCAAAATGGTAGGCAATGATTTCTGTGTAGTTCATTTGCACATTTGCACATATCCAGGGAGtgtaaagcgcagaatcaaatatcgctgtgatgattgtacgttctagtaccagttgtttggcgacaataaagtataaagtattttggCTGAGAAATAAACCTATTTACTGTCTTCCAGTGGATTTCAGACTTAATGCATCTGAGGATTTGAACCGTCTCCATATTGCTACTAAAGGCTACCATTATCCATCGATTTATGCTTAGAAACGCTCTTGCTTGTTTCAGTTTTATGGGCCTTTACGATTCCCAAAAGTGTACAAAAGTCTCATGAGTAGAAAATTCCCTTGTCAACTTCCATAAGAATGATGCCATTGGAAGTTATTTCAAAtgcaatttctttctttttatttggaACTATTGTCTTTTTCGAATACAGGCATGTGAGAACTATTTAACCTGTGCATGTCTTCCACCATTTATTCTCCTTAAACATGTTTGTGTTTTCACTATTTCAAGATAAGGTACCAGACTGTATACGCATGTGCCCTTCTGTATATCAGCCTCCGGATTCTCAATAAATTCCATAAAGGCTGTGTCTAGAGAATAATGAAGAGTAATATTCTCCATTGACACCAGGTGCAGGAGAGGGGATAGGGTGGGATGAGTCAGGATGGAGCAAAGACAGTTACATCAGTCTTTGTAAAGTGCTGAGTGTTTGCACATGAACAGCATCTACAACTTGTGCCAAAGCCCCACAGTATTGTTAATTTTAGGAGTCAATCATATCTAGGAATCTGGAAGAATATGGATTTGTAAAATACTAACTACAACAGCACATTGCCATAAAAaagatacagcagagaaacaggcccttcggcccttctagtctgtgccaaccatcatGCATTTGTTTTATACCAATACTACTTGAACCCAGTCTACCTTTCCCAAATTTCCATGGATACACTGGCCCACCCTACATTCTACCCctcacctacacactggatattttctaatgatcagttaacctaccacccctcccctcccccagtctTTGGGATCTAGAAGAATCTAGGGCACTGAGACAAaacatatgggggggggggagagagagagagagaaaacgaatACAAATTCTACCCCTACAGCAGAGGTCGGGATTTAATCTAATTGGCTGTTTTAAATGGAAGGTGTTGGATTAGAGAAAAGGCTGGCCAATTGTTGAATCAGCTACCCCCTTAATTCCTTGTGCCAGTGGGACGGGTCCTTGCTGCTCCGCTGGGAGGCACCGAGTGGGACCCTGTCCTTTCCTGGAATCTGTGGCTCACTCTCGGACTCCTGGGCGGTGGTGGGGTAAAGTGAATTCTGTAAGCATTGCGGAATCATATAATTGTTTATTCAGAACGCCAGCCAATGTGGCAgaaatattttatactttattgtcgccaaacaattgatactagaacgtacaatcatcacagcgatatttgattctgcacttcccactccctggattacaaacattaaatattaaaaatattaaaaatagtaaaaatcagtaaatattaaaaatttaaattataaatcataaatagaaaatagaaaatgggaagtaaggtagtgcaaaaaaaccgagaggcaggtccggatatttggagggtacggcccggatccgggtcaggatccgttcagcagtcttatcacagttggaaagaagctgttcccaaatctggccgtacgagtcttcaagctcctgagccttctcctggagggaagagggacaaaaagtgtgttggctgggtgggtcttgattatcctggcagcactgctccgacagcgtgcggtgtaaagtgagtccaaggacggaagattggtttgtgtgatgtgcaaaAATATTTTGGGCAAGcaaccaaaagaaggcaaaaaTAAAATCTAGCTATTGTTCCTACTTAGCCGATTGGCTGAGGATCCTGGTGACATTTATTAGCTGTTCTGTTTTGAGGTGGGGAAAGGGAAAATGTGTACAGAATGGACACAGCTAAGAGTGGTCACCTGTAAAACGAAGGAAGTGCTGAATGATGTTGCTGCTTTGGTCACAGGAGTTTAGAGAGCTTGATGTTTGATAGTAAGTATTGTATAATGTGATTGCAGAAAGTCAGGGAGGAGCAGGCATAAGGAGCACAAATGCATTGTCTTAAACACTCCTGGAGAAAGTTAAAGCCTGCTTTTCCCATGTAATATTACTGGCCTGGAGCCTCTTCTGACAGGAACACTCAATGATTTTGATACCAGATCAAAGTACTTTTAAGATTGAGGACTAATCATTCTTAAAGTCTGCCTTACCAGTCATCACTCACCTTTCCTCTTCCTATGTGAGTGTAATAGCCTCCAGTACCTTTGAAAAATACATTTTATTCCCTCATGCAGCCATTAATGAATCATACTGAATATATTTTCATTGGAAAGGTTTGTCCTTCTGAGCAATTAGTGGTTGTGATGGTAACTGTGAATGTGACACAAAATGCATTTGAAACATCTTGCTCTTTTGAACTAGTCAAAAACATCAGATTTGTAATGCAAATTGAATTAAGGCTGCCAGGGTTTTAATGTTGCTTGATGTGATGAAGTGTAGAAGTTGTCCTTATGCTGATGCATTGGGATGACTGAATATGTTAGGAAATGTTTCCAAACCATGAGCCTTTTTGCTGGCTGTGTATAACATGCAAGCTGCTCTCTCCTGTAGCTGAACAGAGATTACTCTGTCAATTTGTAAATTGCCACCACATGCTTAGACCAATTACATAAAATATAAGCAACAAAATGGTAACTTGCATCATTATGCAGGTTGCTCTGGTCAAATGTATCCTGTAACATTCCCCAACTGCAAGACTTTGTATCTCAGTATCTCGAGGGGAGTGGTTATAGTTGGTAAAACCTGCTTAAAATTAAAACATGGTGAATTTTTAATCTCAGCTCGACTGTTTCGCATCCAGTGGGCATGTTAAAGATAATAAGAATAAACTTTCCCTTTAGTTTCAATTGCAATTGTGATTGAAATTATTTATAGAAATAAAAACCATTTTGTATCTGCATTTGGGAGTACTGTAGGAATCTATATCAGGCAGATTCTATAAATATCAgtactaatactgaagagtgacAGATGGAACTCTATCAAGTTTGTCCTTTTGTGAGCGCTGGTATCCCTATTTGGTGCATTCCTTAGCAGGTCCAGTCCAGAACTAACGGGCTCTAAGCCATGTGGCTCCCGTAGCCGATGAGCTCTTGGGAAAGTGATGATCATCATATTGATGCAGATACCACACATTGTCCGGACAAAACATTGCAACTAAAATCAATATATCTTTGGCACTGTTGTGTACCATTCAGCTTGGTCTTCTTGTGTACAGAAATAAACTACAACAAATACAAAGTGGATCAAATTATAGACACACTTATTCATTTATTCACAAGCTACTCCATATGTTTCATCTGGAAAAAGCTTCAATCTTATACCTCAAAATAAACCACTTTTATACTTTTTACCGAGAACAGTAATTAACTCCATTCCATAACATTCCTCTATTATCTCCATCCTTATCTGGTTCTGACATTTGTTCTTTAGAAACTGTGTCCTGTTTACCCCGTTGTCAAAACATCCCACCCGCGCCATAAAACGCACATCTCTTGTCACAAAATACACACAGCTTCCTTTAAACCTCCATCCAAACCAGCAAAGCACTCTGGGATTTAataggttccattttgtcacattacatttTACAGAAGTTACAAATTCATAAACACTTCAGGGTTACAGATATATTTCCATAGTACCGGTCCTTAACAGATAGAAAAGGTATTCATTCAACATATTGCATCCTCTAGACAATGCACTGGGCAGTAAGAAGTAAGAAGGAGCCAATGTTGGAAGCGCCTACTGCAGATTCTGATGGCTCCACCAAGAAAGGGGAACAAAGACAATCTACAGAGGAAGAATGGAATGAAGGGTCTCCTGATGGTGATGGAGCTGGAATCAAAGAGACAGAAGTGACAAATGAGGATCAACATTTTGCCGAGGATCCCACTTCTCCACGTAAGCAAAGAAAAATTAATTTTACATAATGAGAACATGTAGACTCACTGGAGGTGCAGTTAATGTCAAATGATCAATAAGTGGGGAAGTAACCTAATGGTGATGAAGCCAGCTAACGTAACTGTTGCTAACATTGGGATACTCATGACCAAACAAAAGTGTAGGTCTCCTAGGGTGGAGCTTTATCATTTGTGGGCAAGTCTTTTAGAAGCTGAACATCCTAAGCTATTCTCAAGTAATGAAATTCACCCCAATCATAATATGAATTCTGAATAACATTTTACTCATTATCCTAAGATATTATGAATCATATCTCTCCATGGCTAATTACTATACAATAAATATTCctctgcagcacacacaaaattctgaaggaactcagctggtcaggcagcatctatggagaggaataaacagtcaacattttggaccgagggtctccatagatattgcctgacctgcagagtttctccagcattttagaacatagaatatagaatagtacagcacagtacaggcccttgggcccacaatgttgtgctgaacctcaaaccctgcctcccatataagcccccaccttagattcctccatatacctgtctagtagtctcttaaacttcactagtgtatttgcctccaccactgactcaggcagtgcattccacgcaccaaccactctctgagtaaaaaactttcctctaatatcccccttaaacttcccaccccttaccttaaagccatgtcctcttgtattgagcagtagttccctggggaagaggcgctggctatccactttatctattcctcttattatcttgtatacctctatcatgtctcctctcatcctccttctctccaaggagtaaagccctagctcccttaatctccgatcataatgcatactttctaaaccaggcagcatcctggtaaatctcctctgtaccctttccaatgcttccacatccttcctatagtgaggtgaccagaactggacacaatactccaagtgtggcctaaccagagttttatagagctgcatcattacgtcgcgactcttaaacgctatccctcgacttatgaaaactaacaccctataagctttcttaactaccctacccacctgtgaggcaactttcagggatctgtggacatgtaccccgagatccctctgctcctccacactacacttttgtgtgtgttgctctggatttccagaatctgtggaaactcttgtgtttataaactcTTCTGTCTTTCAATAACTTTTGAATGAACCATTAAAGACATTATTAAACAGCAGTAGCCCCATTTTAAAGCATGCTTGGTTGTATCCCATTTTAAAATCTACTTGTGGAAATTAGTCAGAAATCCCAGGACGTGGTTCAAGGGTATAATATGAGGAAATAATTCAAAGACTGGGATAGAAGCTATTAAAGAGTCGTGAAGTAATAGGCTGGCATAGCCAGTTCATTTGAGATAATATTATCATGTTTAGGAGAAACAGTGACTTTGGGAGTTTCACGAATTGGACCAGCAATCACTGGGTGACCTTTTGCTATGTCTGGTGAAAActaattaaaatatatttaatgccgtacacacaaaatgctggaggaacgttttgggccgaacggctggaagcccaaagcgttgactatacttttttccatagatgctgcttggcctgctgagttcctacagcattttgtatgtgttgcttggatttccagcatctgcagattttctcttgtttgtgaaaataAATTTAGTTGTTGTGAGTAGCAATCAAGTCCATTATCAGTGTTCCTGTGATTAATCGGGTGATGAATGCCAAGCAAAATGGACCTTACAGTAGAGGGAGGTGGCAAAGATTCCACAGACTGGTACCTGGGATGTCACATTTACGATATCGACAGAGACTGAGGAGATTCAGTCTGTATTCTCTAGAGAGTTGAAGAATATGAGGAGGTTTCATCAAAACTTTCTAAATTCTTGGGGCTTTCCAGGCTGGATGCAAGAGGATGTTTCTCCAGGCTGAAGAGTGTTAAACCAGGCCTCACAGTCTTGGAATAAAGGATAGTCTGTTTGGGATTGAGACAAGAAAGTATTTCTTCATAATAGTCTGCCTTTGCAGTTTTCAACCCTGGAAGCTGTGCCATTGAGTTCATACAAACCTGGGATTAGTACATTTCTGTATATGAGAGATATGCAAATAGGCCAGGTAAATAGAGATGAGATAGAAGATCTGCCACAATCCTGATGAATGGTTGAGAAggtttgatgggttgaatggccaacTCCTGATACATTTTTGTGTTCTTTTCTTGGTTTCACTTCATCTAGACATTCCTGTGTTCTATAGTAGTCTCTGtggtttagtttagttgattGAATTTGTTATTCAAGCTGTTTTGCTCAGTGCTGAAGCTTGAAACTGGGGAGCTTCACTGAGAGCTTAGACAGAAcattttttgttttgctgatctttgaactttgagaggaaTGTTAGGAGCAGGGCTTTCAGCAGAGGCTAAGTGCAGAGAGCCTTAAGAAGGTTTGGGTAATATTCTAAAATGTGTCTGGGAACTGGTTATTTTGGGGAGCAGCCCAATGCACTGCAGGTATAGTGG of Mobula hypostoma chromosome 19, sMobHyp1.1, whole genome shotgun sequence contains these proteins:
- the dnajc12 gene encoding dnaJ homolog subfamily C member 12, whose amino-acid sequence is MDAMLNFTTEDEDDYYQLLGCDELSTTEQILAEFKAKALSCHPDKHPDNPKAVEEFQKLQQAKETLTNEERRARYDHWYRSKIAIPFHQWEALSDAVKMTMHWAVRSKKEPMLEAPTADSDGSTKKGEQRQSTEEEWNEGSPDGDGAGIKETEVTNEDQHFAEDPTSPRIFDISDCHYHFRWSADAPSELLRKFRNYEI